The Natribaculum luteum genome contains the following window.
CCTCGGCGTCGATGAACTCGACGTAGCCGTGGGCGACGAGGTCGTCGAACTCGAGGTCGCCATCCCGGAGCGCCTCGATCTCCGCCTCGGAGATGCGCGGCTCGCCGTCCTCGACGACGAGCAGCGGCCGACGGGCACGGCCCGCGTCGGCGTTGATGATCACTTCGCGGGTGCGCTCTTTCACCGAGACGTTTACCATCTCGCTGACGTCGCCGATGCGTCGCGCTTCGCGGATCTGTTCGGCCAGTTCGTGCGGATCCGGGTGGGTCCCCACCAGCGACCCGTTGACGTACACCTTGGCTTCTCGCTGTTGGCTACTCATATTAGTCGTCTGCAGTCGTTCGGTTGACGCCCTCGATGCCCGGAATACCCTGGACACCCATCGACGCCAGTTCGCGTTTGAGTTCCTGTTCGTCCTCGACGTTCTGTGAGAGCTCCATCGCCTGTGCGAAGTTCTTCACCAGCCCACAGTTAGGACCCTCCGGGGTCTCGGAGGGACAGATGCGACCCCACTGGGTCGCGTGCAAGTCCCGCGCCTCGAAGTGTGGCTGTGAGCGGCTGAGTGGCGAGCGAAGCCGCCGCAGGTGCGAGAGCACCCCCATGAAGTCCGTCCGATCGACCAGCTGACTCACGCCGGATCGGCCGCCGACCCAGTTGCCCGTCGCGATCGGGTGCTCGAGTCGTTCGGTGAGCACGTCCGACCGGACCACGGTGTTGACCGAGAGCGTCCGATTTCGCATGTTCGCCCGCTCGAGCTGGTACTTCACGTCGCGTGCGAGCTTGTTCAGCGCAGTCCGGAAGAGGTCTTTCATCAGGTCGCCGGAGACCTTCAGGCGCTTGTTGGCGTAGTGGTCTTTGTCGTCCGACTCCCGGCGACCGAGCGCGAGTTCGAAACAGGCCTCGGCCATTCGACAGAGGTAGTGTGCCTTGTTGATCCGAACGTCCTCATCGGGCACGCCGTCCTCGTGGAGGTGCGGAAGGAGGTACCGGTCGATGACGTAGTTCGCGCGCTTGAGCTGGTAGTTTTTGCCCTGGCCCGAGGCGACGCGTTTGCCAAGTGCCTCGATCGCCTCCTCTTCAGTCTGGACCTCCGCCTCTTCCAGGTTCTCGAGCATGTACTTGACGACCTCGGGGTCGTTCGAGACCTTGTGGACGATCTCCTCGTCGGACTCGAGGCCGAGCGCGCGTACGAGCGTAACGAAGTTGATCGAACCCGACACGGAGGGGAACGAGACCTCGAGCAGGCCGTCGCGGGTGCGCTCACAGAGCACGAGTGCCCGGTAGCCCCGACGC
Protein-coding sequences here:
- a CDS encoding DNA-directed RNA polymerase subunit B'', whose translation is MATEMNRSKRRDISREYFSKERLAEHHYRSFNAFLNRGMQEVVDEKATIDTDIGDKEGEEPVHVELGDVRVVTPRVREADGSEELLYPQEARLRNITYSAPVFMEMSIVKGEEGDQRVVDSTETKIGRMPIMVGSEKCNIAGFSEEELIEIGEDPADPGGYFIVNGSERVLMTSEDLAPNKILAEYDTKYGDEIQVAKTFSQRRGYRALVLCERTRDGLLEVSFPSVSGSINFVTLVRALGLESDEEIVHKVSNDPEVVKYMLENLEEAEVQTEEEAIEALGKRVASGQGKNYQLKRANYVIDRYLLPHLHEDGVPDEDVRINKAHYLCRMAEACFELALGRRESDDKDHYANKRLKVSGDLMKDLFRTALNKLARDVKYQLERANMRNRTLSVNTVVRSDVLTERLEHPIATGNWVGGRSGVSQLVDRTDFMGVLSHLRRLRSPLSRSQPHFEARDLHATQWGRICPSETPEGPNCGLVKNFAQAMELSQNVEDEQELKRELASMGVQGIPGIEGVNRTTADD